The genomic region tagagtagactttaatttcttgtcaaaattagcataggaactttatttgtaactttcttagaattaattttggcacctaaaacaccaacctaggtaaacttagagtttctaaaaaaacctctaaatttaccaaggccggtctagaaagcccatggagggggtgagcataaaaactagacacacccctccccatgtgctcatttgtgcacccatgtgccatgtgcacccatgtgcttcacatttacatttcatttggctagcattagggttgcattatggtcctccttagcctataaaaggaggagcctacaccttgtattttcaagtttaattgagtaaggttatgctgccatttttgtgcacaagctttacttctcctagaaatctaggctctaaacttcaatcctttcaccttctcccttgagctggccgaaccactcaaacaccatactcatcatgcacctacaaggccaacacaactcctaggagggtcttgatcatctcacccattgcttccgcaccttattttctactttgattcaagaagaacacatgaaaatgccatcactagataccacatgatgtgaatgtaactacaagaacacatgattcttgacattcttcggaacaacttgagctggatttaaaaggcactctactttagaattggatcaatgttctaaattcaagaactcaccaaaactaagcaccaaccaagactcatattgaagtccatgtattgtcaaattgaatcaaaacaaaaggaaagaagaacaagaattaaactggacagaatttaaatgatagctactgaaccaaaacagaattaagaacacaatgctggaaacacaaaataaacggtagaaaaagaagtaaactctaggaatcaaaactaccgaatggaaaattgaagaaaagggaagaagaacacttatagaataagatgcttgctggattttgagaattggaagaagccattcacgccacttggaaccttgaaccaagataagtgatggagtgccaccacttgaagctcaccatagctcacaagataaggcaaagaagaggaagactcaaaactcacaaattctctccaaaattgagtatagtctctctactataaaattccaatctgaattgtacaagctaagcacctttatttatagcctagaggtgctgaaaatgcaagctaaatggcacacaaatgcaatgaaattcggtttggcaccccctaggctcctatctacactccccctagactcccttactacttacacctttttattacactcacacccctattctacaaaagaaataagaagagccattttattatactcttgtcccaaagctcttgccatgctcctagtaattcgttgggcttgggccccttgttgggcttgggccccttgttgggcttggaccccttgatgggcttgggccccttgttgggcttgggcttcatggcctagagcatcctctacttggtttccatcattgAGTGGCCATCTCTTGGTCCTTGGAGGCCAGGGTAGAAATTAGCTCTTGGACTTTGTCTTGGAGGGTGGCATTCTTGGCGGCTAGTCGGGAGCATTCACTAGTCTTTTCCTCGAGCGCAGCTTTGGTTTTCCCCAGTGTTTGCTCCCGATCAATGCACTGGTTCTCAAGTTTCTTCTGCTGTGCCTCAGAGGTCTTGACTGCCTCCTCGAGATCGATGATCTTCACTCGGAGGGGCACCACCTGATTGAGGAGTTCGGCTTGGGCTTGCGACACCTCATGCAGCCGTTTGTTAGCCTCCTTTTTTGCTTTTTGTGCCACCCTCAGAGAGGTCTTGTACGCGTCCTCCTGACGCACCCAGTGGGTGGCCAACCTCTCCTTCTCATCCTTCAGAGAGGCAACCTCTTTCTCTAACGCTTGGAAAGCAGAAGCCTCGACAGCTTTAGCCCTGGCCTGCGCATGCCAGGAGTGGGTGCAAGACATGAAGGCGCCCATATAGTAATAAAGGCTTTCCTTTTGGGGCCCTTCAGCCTGGCCGCACGGGAGAGCCTACcctgttctttgacctctaatttggtgttggaatttattctcctttggtgcttaattgaatggaaacttgacttgggtaaggtctagtcttttgataggtgctggaattggagaattaagaccttcattctaaggggaaaacaaagccaaggccgaatcaagctttcttgaaaaacactacaaacacttggacggccaacaagcaaagacaacaaggaagtgcatttagcaaaaagaggatcaacaaagggagttttcttaatttccttgcaacttaatttgtgttaattacttcttaattacgttattagacggtgagtgtgtcttcaagggctccaagtgtccaagaagcctcacctagggccgactagtatagaactctttaattagcaattgttatttgtttttagttgtttctatattgcttaattagtaacgctttgtatgtgtggttgtttttaagctttgttaaaaccgtctagctttgttaaatagttagcatacattgtttttcttgcattggaaaaaaaagttttgatttctcaacttaattgtgttgtaagtagtttactaagaggaagttttgtgtgaagacattgagggatagtttttggctaaggcaaaggcttggtacataagtagtcctttgtgactcacctcccttacctggaaaactaccttctttgactttcctaaatttcctcaaggtaaaacacttatatacacaaaaactttagccatatcttctcctcctcactctccaaaCTCTAATGAAAGTGAAGTCAaatctataaaatctcttttaaaagaagtttcacaagctgtgcaagtgatttcttttagacaattggagaatgagaataaattaatgaattggctaaagcccaagaagagaaatcccaaaaatcacaaaaatcaaagaaaactcatactcatgcatctaggagTAATGAGTTTCTAGGGGAGGGaaccttagaattaatgactattaccaaccaccccctagaaggaataggaaaagggagcaagaggggccaagggaaactagagtagacctacctcacttccatggtaaggaaaatgtagaaacctacctagattgggagatgaaggtagaacaactctttgcttgccatagggtgagtgaagaacgtaaggtacccttagccacccttagcttccaagggaacgccatgtattggtggacctctctcgaaagagaaaggcgtcttcatagggaacctcccattacatattggaatgaccttaggggagccttaagatgccgacacataccttcctactaccatagggagttgacggacaagctccaaagactccaacaaaaaaacatgagtgtggaagagtatagacaaaaaatggagctctacatgatgagagcatccattagagaagaggaggataccacaatagctaggttccttagtggcctatcacttgagataagagatagagtggagctcttaccttaccaagacttgaatgacttggttcaactttgcattaaagttgagcaacaaatctTACGCAAAacgtcaagtcaaaaggtgagcccttactctaacttttatcccaagaaagagtttagaagggagggtagtacatcaaaagaaaaatcaaaagaacctaccaaaccttt from Phaseolus vulgaris cultivar G19833 unplaced genomic scaffold, P. vulgaris v2.0 scaffold_24, whole genome shotgun sequence harbors:
- the LOC137817262 gene encoding uncharacterized protein, whose translation is MGAFMSCTHSWHAQARAKAVEASAFQALEKEVASLKDEKERLATHWVRQEDAYKTSLRVAQKAKKEANKRLHEVSQAQAELLNQVVPLRVKIIDLEEAVKTSEAQQKKLENQCIDREQTLGKTKAALEEKTSECSRLAAKNATLQDKVQELISTLASKDQEMATQ